TTTGATCTGGCCTTGGTCTGTATAGGCTAGGCCATAAGTCCCTATTAATTATTCTGGCATATTCCCACCCTTAGCCattacttattttttttcttgtagtgatggTAGGATTTACATCCATCAATTTGTCTTATGTTTTAGCTTCTTCATTGTTTGTGTATTGATTTATACCACCAAACAAATATGCTTGAAATCTATGATTGAAAATCAATGGTTTTATTTTGTAAATGAAAATCATTTCAATCTAATATACTTATATGTCTGTCAGTGCACTAATTAAATATAAGAGATAAATGTCTTAACATTTATCTATTGTTTTGTATTCAAGTTAATACTAGTATATAAAATTTAGGTTATCTTTTAAAACTGTCATAATTCTATAAaagttaatttttataattttatttttaatagcaAAATAGAAtccatataataatattaataaaacaaaagaagCAAGAGTTGTTGGTAGTTAAGACTTAAGAGTATCAAAAGTTCACAAAATCTGCAATCCTAACATaaaccaaaaacacctaaataaCAAAACTTAGCCTTTAGCAGCTTCTTTCTTGGAATTTACCATGAACGACCTTGGCCGCATAAGTATTGTTTCCCCTCCTCCTTCCTCTTCCTCCATTTCTTTTTCCTCGATTCATCTTATAATCATTATTACCATGCTGATATGCATGGTTCTTAGACCATGCCATGTTATTCTTTCTCCTTCTGTTATAATGCTCCTCTGGAATCAACCTCTGAGAATCATTCTCTTCCCAAGAGTTTGCTTCATTAATTTCATCAGCACCATAACTTGGTTCCGGAAGCTTTGTTACTTGTTCGTCGTCAACCTCCCATCCGGTAGGTTTTAGACCAAGAGCTGATAATGACTGATTTAATAAGAGTGAACTTTCCAGAATCACGCACTTTTCTATCATCTTTCTTCTGGCATCTTCTTCTCTCTCCAAATCCATACAGAGTTCAGGATCAACACTTGCATCCCAATCTACATCATCGATGTACATGTCTGGATCAGGCAACGGAATGTCCCAGCCATAGCCGTTGATCTCAGCGCAATGCCTGAATTTTGCGTCGTAAACAGCCTGTTTGACAGCATAGTCGTCCCACTTCATCACTTTGGAATGTGATTCCGTATACCTCTTATCCCATAACGGCACGGTTGAAAACCTGTTATCTGTGAAccaaaagaatcaaaagtaagaaCAAAACCAAAGGAAATTAAGaaagaaagggaaagaaaaaaaagacagTTTACCGTTATAAGATGGGTATCTCCGGTGTTGGTACTTTCTCCAGCTAGCCATTTTAATAAGCAAGAGAGAAGACGGTGATGAAATGAGTTTGACACAAAGACAGAAGAAGTTGTTGTTGCTTCCAAGAGATTTGTACTGCCCCGGTATTTATAGGAACATGTTCTTACTTTtgcttttttagttttgtttatttCATTATTACATTTTGGTACTAAATAGAAAACTGTTTTTTAATTAATAGGATTTCCTAAAATTGGTtcttatatttgaaaacaaatgcGTGTATATGAAtattaccaaaaaaataaaataaaatgcatgTATATGAATGAATTTATGAAAACAAATGCATGTATATGAAAGCTCTTTATGTTCATTCCATATCCATTAAATAATTACATCCCTTCACATATTTACTTTCTTTGTTTCTGAAATTTAGATATTTTAAagatttaatttgtttaattttttttattttggttgtaGTCGGGTATCGAACTCGTGACCCTACATTTATTACAACAGATGTTTAAGTTAATCGTTGTGATCGATAGCACGCTACATAGTTTATCACAACGGTCGCGCAACCGTAATGAAAAGCATCGTACATACAATTACTCTGGAGAAAAGAAGGGGGTGGATTGGATTAGCTGGAGTTCGGTTTGTAGGCCGCGAGAGGAAGGGGGTTTAGGAATTAAGGACTTGGAGGTGTTCAACATTGCGCTGCTAACTAAGTGGTTCTGGAGGTTTTTGAACGATGCAGAGCCGTTATGGAAAGGAATTTTGGAGGAGAGGTATGGAATTCTGTATGAAAGAGTTTTGtttaaaagaaaagttggaaatcACGCGTCGAGATCCATTTGGTGGAGAGACCTCATGAAAATCTGTGATAAAGAGGAAGAGAAAGCTTTCTATAGAATTCTATCATTCAAGTTAGGAGAGGGCAGTCAGGTTCCGTTTGGACAAGTAGGTGGATTGGGAATATGCCATTCTGTtatgtatttcctttattgtttcAGGTAGTTGAAAATAAGGATAGCAATGTTAAGGAGATGGGGTGGTGG
The Vicia villosa cultivar HV-30 ecotype Madison, WI linkage group LG6, Vvil1.0, whole genome shotgun sequence genome window above contains:
- the LOC131614885 gene encoding uncharacterized protein LOC131614885, which translates into the protein MASWRKYQHRRYPSYNDNRFSTVPLWDKRYTESHSKVMKWDDYAVKQAVYDAKFRHCAEINGYGWDIPLPDPDMYIDDVDWDASVDPELCMDLEREEDARRKMIEKCVILESSLLLNQSLSALGLKPTGWEVDDEQVTKLPEPSYGADEINEANSWEENDSQRLIPEEHYNRRRKNNMAWSKNHAYQHGNNDYKMNRGKRNGGRGRRRGNNTYAAKVVHAQYQTGFLLLEDQNLDVRDVNEALLKAIGKESGEKGVRRA